The genome window GCTGTAGCTTGTGCTTgggtctctctgtctgtctctgcaaAGTTCATCGCCCAGCCTCTCACTTCATCCAGCCCACGAATCCATAGGGTCCAAGATTGGTGCCATGACTCAGATTGGGACTGTGGATGTGAATGGGGCTTATTTTACTGGTTTTGACACTCTCGGAGGAGTGGGGCAAGCTCCCTTCCTCCGCTACATTTCTGGAGATTGTCTTTTTATTCTCTCTTCACGTTGAGGAAGACAGTGGGAGAGGCTGAACTTTAATTATTGTGGGGAGGCATTATGCTTAAACCCTTGTTGATGGCAGCACCTCATACCGTAACATAAACCTAAACTTTAGGGCTTGGCTGTAGGATTGCACAAGTGGCCACGACTGGCTACCAGTATATTCAGGTAATCCAGGGATTCTGCAAACCCACAAGGTTTTAGCCAACTCACTGAGGACATCCTAGGCCCTGGGATTAGAATTTTTCAATCCAGTCACAGTGGCAACAGCTAATCCTTTTTTTCTGGAACTGTGATGTCTATGTATGTCTGGCATCTGGATGTGCAGTGTTGGAGCTTCATCTGTTGACAAGAGTGAAAACTGCAGATCTGAATGTATTTGCTCTATTTAAGAGTAGTGGCATCATATATATCTATGCAAACACTGAGATTGGATAATTTCTCAGTGTCGTTCAAGGCTGGGATGGGATCTCAGGGTCAGGTCAGGGCGAGCGGCTGCCAGCTTACTCTTGAAGGGAAACACCTAGCCTCAACATATCAGCTTGCTGCCTTCTTCCTCCTTGTTCATCTCCTCCTTTCAGTTTGCATGGCAGGGTGacctatcaaatcgaataaattgaaatggggtggggggtgggatagaccccccccccagtctttctGCACCTCTGCCTGCTCCGTTACAACCGACAAagatttttattaaaattattatctttattattaaaaatatgcaGCACAGACGTCCGCCTTCTATATCCCTATCTAGGGTTTTTTTCCTATGCCATCTTGctggaattaaaaaaatgtttatagtgtttatattttaatactaTTTTTATATGActattgtttttatatgttttacatgtaagccgcctcgagtccctCGGGAGATTGGCGGGGCAAAAacgtaatatataaataaaataaatatatatttttaaaagacagtgaGACAGAGATGCAAAGGAGGGATTCGTTCATTGGCTACAACAGGGGAAGGGCCTGATTCGAATGGTCTCCTAAACATTTTCTCTATTATCTCAGCAACGTATTGGAGACTTTTGCCCGGAGAGAGCCCGGCTGATCCATGCTCTGGGGCAGCGTCTTCGTTTCCTTCGCGGACACTTCCACAAAAGGATCCCCCGACTCTGCTCCCCAAGCGTTTTCACCATAGACTCGCCTAGAGCCAGAGCGGCGTCGCTCTGCGCCTTTAAGGAACACTGCCACCAATGGCGGCTCACGTTGTTTACAGGCAGCCGGATACCTATGTAAAACGAGCAGTGATTGGTTCCTCCCCGGAAGTGCGTTTCGGAGGCTCAGTCGCACCTGGGCCTGGAAGCGGGTAGGTGTCGCGAAGGGGCTTCGGCTCCGTTTTGTCGGGGGGCTCCGGGTTTATTGCGCAGGAGGGAGGCGGCAGGCTGGGATCCGGACCGAATTGCAAACTGAGGTGGCCGAGTTGCAGAAACTCGCATTCTGACCCCGCCTGGGGCCGCGTTCAGACGTGAGGGAGAGAAAGCGAGAGGGGACACCGAGGGAGGGGTAGGTAAGAGAGGAAGGAAGTGGCTTTTTCCCCTTCCCGCCGCAATCAAGTCAATCTTTGctacagtcacagaccagcaaGGTAAGTCAGATAAAGGATAAACCATGTTAAAGGACAAAGTActtgtattgtttttatgattttatatgtttttatatatatgtaagccgcctcgagtcccttgggagattggcgggatatacacataaaatataaaataaataaatacaaataaagcaCATTAAAACAGTACATATGTATGTAGAAAGAGCTGAATGCAAAAACTACTGGTAAAAGGAAGTTGGGATCTCCAGAGGTAGGAAGGAAACAGAGTAAAAGCATAAATACTGAAGAGGAATTAAAACTTTGAAAACTGTAAAAGGGGAGGGTAGGCATAATAAGCATTCAACATCTGCATAAGGCTGCCTTCGGGTCCATTAGGCTTCACGTAACAATGTGTTAGTGGAGGGTTAAAAGTGGCCTCCATTTAATAGACTACTTTGTTTAATGTGGCTTGTTCCTGCGGAAAACAAATGAGCAAATTGTGAAGGCAGATCCATCTAATGGAGTCAGCTCCTGTATAATCAGATCATCCAACATAATCAGGTGGGAGGAGACATCACTTGCATGTTTTGTTGCAAATCTCTTGCAAACAGGAAAAGTGCAGAAACGTATTAAATAGGGGCCTGCTTGTTCTTAACTTTTTCCCCTTGGCGTTTTGGCGTTGAGCTTTTGTCCAGAAGCTTTACACTGTAGTACACTGGTGTGTTCGCTATCATTAACAAAAATCATGGTCAGAGGTGATGGTGTACAAGAACAGCAAGCTAACAATCTAGCACATGAATAACAAAATAAAGGTCTTTCAGGTTAAGTGGTTGCTTATTTGCATCCTGAGCTTGCACAAGGTGAGAGTCACATTCTGATTACAAATGGGGCAGTGTAAAACTGTTAAGCATGCAACTATTCAGGAGTAAGTCCCCTGGGATTCATCAAGACTTACTGAAAATAATTGGGTGTTAGATCCATGGTGGACAAAGGAAATACTATCAATAACTGGTGAAAATTTCCTGCCtcataatttatttcatttaacttCATTTCTCCTGTGCCTTTTTCCTTAATGggcacccaaaacagcttacgACGTAGTCCTTCCCTCTTAAATGTTATTCTTCAAACAACCCACTGGAAGGTAGATTTGGCTAAGAGTTTGAATCTGTTTCcatgtcactcagcaggctttggtGGCAGAGTGCGCAGTTGAACCTGAGCCTCCACAGATTCtacgatttttaaaaaataatattgattttatcaacaaaaagttacagaaaatggacagaaagttaaaaaaaataaacataataataatagtaatacatTTTAGGGCTGATTATATTAGCGGGATCTGCATTATAACCTTGTCATATTAAGAAAGATAAATTAACATTAGGTAGTATGCTAAATAAGAACACCCTTAATCATTAAGCAATCTAGCTATTTCTCACATCGTTCTctttgattatattttaaaaagaagctattAGACAGATACGTATACTTTTTTGTACATAAAGAAAACCATGTTACGATAGTCGGTTAAATTCTTGTTCCAGTCAGgctattaaaatgttatttatactTAACTGCAAATTATTTATGCATATACATCTGCGTATGtgttaaaaaaaggaacattCTTCCATATGAATAAGAAGTCCAGCACTTGCAAAACTGTAATACCAGTAGATACCCTAGTCTGGAGGGAATGGTTTTTATCCAGGCTGCTCCCATATCTTGACACACTGTGCTAACTTGTGGCTTGAACATgaattctgtctctctctcccccaggtTTAGTTTTTTATAGGAAAGAGAAAGTAGCCCACGAGGAGGCCTGTGTTCCCCACATCTCAGAAGAAAAAGCATTGGTGAGCAGCACTGCTGTGAAGGATGAGCACAAAGAACCAAGAGCCAAGCCTGGATCCGTCCCATGCCGAcccaagggaggagagggatccACCCAGCAGAGCCGAGCATCAAAGTTTGGACAGAGATGAGCCCGAGGCAGCCGGCGATgatgcagaaggaggaggagccaagCTTTCAGAGATGTCTCAGCAATCTGCCAATCAGTGTCCAACCAGAATGAGCTTGCCAGTAAAATGTGAAGAAGAGCCAAAGACTGAGGCAGGCGTGGCATCCTGTTCCTCAAAGGTGGCCGCGCCATCTCCTATGCCTTCCttaggagaagggaaggggtcaAAGAGGATGATGGAGGACGATGCCGAAGCCTttaaagaaatgccagatgtcTGCCAAGATGCTCGGGGGCCAGGGAGGGCAATGCTATTGCCTGACCTCTTTGGAGACGCCCAGCAAGCTCACAgcagcctggaggctggcagggcCGGGGGCTGCGGCAAAGTGGAGCAAGCCGTCCCGTGCCTTTCCAACATGGGCTCGGAGAACCAGCGGAAACGGTTCCGGGGCTTCGCGTACAAAGAGACTGAAGGCCCTCAGGTGGCTTACGAGCGGCTGCAGGATCTCTTGTTCCAGTGGCTGCAACCGGAGGCCCGGAGCAAGGAGGAGATTGTGGAGCAGCTGGTTCTCGAACAGTTCCTGAACCTCCTCCCGGAGGACGTTCAGCGCTGGGTTCGGGAGCGCCACCCCGAAAATGGAGACGAGGCTGTGGCTCTGGCGGAAGACTACCAGTTTCTGCACCCGGAGCCTGGGAGGCGGCCGTACCCGGAAAGGGCAAGGCAGAGAGCTTCGGCGAGAAGTTGGCTTCGCTGAAGTCTCTTGATCAGCAAGGAGAACTGGTTATCGGTAAGTAGAAGGCGAGGGAGCATTGTTAGTTCACTGCGTCCCTGCTCACAAGTTACGGTGCGCACGTGCTCAGTCCATGTCCAGCGCacgcttgatttttctttatatgtgcatTAAGTAATTCTCGTGTGACGCTCAACATATGTACAGCTCAGCATGGGATCTAAACCCCACACTTATCCAAATAGCAGTCCTGGTTTtgtttgtaaagtgaacacatgttggcagcagtggcgtaggaggttaagagctcgtgtacctaatctggaggaaccgggtttgattcccagctctgccgcctgagctgtgggggcttatctggggaattcagattagcctgtacactcccacacacgccagctgggtgaccttgggctagtcacagcttctcggagctctctcagccccacccacctcacagggtgtttgttgtgaggggggaagggcaaggagattgtaagcccctttgagtctcctgcaggagagaaaggggggatataaatccaaactcctcctcctactcctccctatcttcttcttcttcttcttcttcttcttcttcttcttcttcttcttcttcttcttcatttcattacaaacagatgtacataCACGCAATATAATGTGAACAGGGCTTATTTGGCTTCAGTTTTTGGGGGTGGGACTGtaggggttcttttttttttggttggttggttggtttttcaTAAGTCCTCGATTTTCCTTACAGACTTGAGAGAATCAAAGACCTAGTTTAACTACCATGCCAGGGAGAAATCTAGATGGACCAGAAGTCATGGGAAGCCAGAAACCACAACACAATGTTACTGAGCACGAGAAGGACTTCACTGCCGGAAAGACCCAACCTGGAGGAAACCTACACCGCATCTTATATTTTTCAGCCTCtatttttgggggatggggggtgggggggcagtgggaTCAATACGACCATGCTTAGGACTTGTTCCATCCTACTTGTCTGTGGCACAGGGATAGGTGGGAGGGAAGGCCAAGTGTGttctgtgggggcggggggagctgaaCTGTGGAAGGAGGAAGACTGGAATGTACAGTTTACTTGCAGATTCTGCAAGGATATGAAAAGGGTGATCTTGAGATGAAACAAGACCTATTGAGGCGAAGGTTGATCTCCCAGGCATTTAAACTAGATTTCCTTCAGATTATttgtctcctctcctctccttcaaaCAGGCAAGCAAGTTCCCAGAATGATGTCCGCCTTtgaatttcccccctttccttgttTTCAGGGGATAGAAAGAGAGTGGCCTGGTCTCTCCCTTGGGGGATGGAAGAATTGGTTGATGCATGCTACCAGAGAGGCTCTGACAAGCCGTATATATGCCCCATCCCCAGACTTCCTGGGAAGAAAGGTAGCAATGCGCTGTGTAACCATTGCAAATGTCCAAGGACCTGCCATGCCTTTGTGACGTTAAGCAGCTCAGGCTGC of Sphaerodactylus townsendi isolate TG3544 linkage group LG06, MPM_Stown_v2.3, whole genome shotgun sequence contains these proteins:
- the LOC125435149 gene encoding neurotrophin receptor-interacting factor 1-like; the encoded protein is MSTKNQEPSLDPSHADPREERDPPSRAEHQSLDRDEPEAAGDDAEGGGAKLSEMSQQSANQCPTRMSLPVKCEEEPKTEAGVASCSSKVAAPSPMPSLGEGKGSKRMMEDDAEAFKEMPDVCQDARGPGRAMLLPDLFGDAQQAHSSLEAGRAGGCGKVEQAVPCLSNMGSENQRKRFRGFAYKETEGPQVAYERLQDLLFQWLQPEARSKEEIVEQLVLEQFLNLLPEDVQRWVRERHPENGDEAVALAEDYQFLHPEPGRRPYPERARQRASARSWLR